From Bacteroidales bacterium:
ACTCATACGGTTCCTTTATTTGGGGGTTTATCAGGTTCCAGGTAAGTTCAGCAATAGGTTGATTAAATTTAAAAGCACCCCACACATGAAAACGGAAAACCAATTCATAGGTTCCTTTAAAAGGTATTTTATTTGCTTTCGCTTGGATATTTTTGTTATCACCAAAATTCATACAAGCAAATACAATATTTTTATTTTCTCCAGAAATACATTCTCCCGCAAACTTATCAATATAAATATCCTGAAAAATCTCATTTACATTTTCGTTTTCAACGGGATAATTATCAAAATATCTTGTAAAATAATAGCAAGGCTTAATAAATTCAATCACATATTTCTCTTCAATATCCAGTGAAGCATCTTTATTAACCTTGATTTCACTATAATAGTTTTTAATGTAAAAAGAATCAGCAATTTCAGCAATAGGTATGTCAAGCGAATGAAAATAGTTTAACGGAAAGCTTACAACTGCAGTTATACCCTGATGTTGTTTGAGTGTTTGTTTCGAAATGCCGGAAATTTTTTGATTATTAATTTCATAATTAATATTCTGTTCCTTTGCCCCCAGTCTCCCTGTATAAATAAGAATATTTTCCTTTAGTAAAGTTATCTTTTCAGGCAAATAAATATTAAAATCTGCTTTGTCAATTTGAGTTTCCCAGTCGTGCCCGATAATATTCCAATAAAATTCCACATGGTTTGCAAACTTATTTAAAGCGCCCCAAACTGTATATTTAATAATATATTTTTGCTTTCCAACCAGGTATTTATCTTGGCTGCCTATTTTTATTTCAAGAAAATCACCCTCCTGCAAAACAGAATATTCATATCCTTTAACCTTGATGTCTTTAATATAAATTTCATATAATCCCGAAGTATAATCCCTTTCGGCAAGTAATTCGTCCTGGCTGATTTTATATTGATACCGAGTTGGGATACTTCGTATAATACCCCTTCTCGAATCATTAAAAGTGAGTTCAATGGTCTCGGTAATATCACATGACCCATTAGTATTAATAATGATATCCGTATGATAATTATTAATATCAAAAGCTTCTTGTGAAAATGCTACAAAGCTAATTATACTAAAAAATACAGAAACAAATACTTTTTTCATTTTGTTCTTATGCTTTTAGTTTTACCATAATCACTTCTTTTTCCAATGTATCCATTTCAAAAAAACTGCCTGCGCGAAATCCCATAAACCTGGAGAAAACAATGCCAGGAAATGATTCCACAGCAATGTTATTGTCCCTGACAACCGCGTTATAATACCTTCTGGCCATTTGAATAGAATCTTCAATGCTCACAAGCTGGTTTTGAAGGTTTATGAAGCTTTTATCTGCAAGTAATTCGGGGTAATTTTCAATAATTGCAAATAGATTTTTCATTGCCTTGGTTACATTGCTCCCGGAGACAGCTTTCTGTTCTATTTCGGTAGTATTTAAATATTCTGATCTTTTTCTGGTTATTTCCTCTAAAGTATTGCTTTCATATTTTGCATATTGTTTCACAACTTCAACCAGGTTAGGAATTAGGTCATACCTTTGTTTAAGTTGAACATCAATATCACTCCAAGCATTTTTGATTCTATTTCTATAGCGGATAAAAATATTAAAGTAAATAACAGTTGTGATTATTAATAATGATAAAACAATTGAAATAATCCAAAACAACATGTTTCATCTCCTCCATGATTCGACAGCGCTATACCAGACATCTTTATATTCAGGACTTCTGCTCAGTGTATAATCGTTATCAGTATAAGGGTTATCTGTTTTATTAAAATCCATTGTCATTGAAAAAATGTTGCGGTCTTCGCCATAATTCCATGTTTCATTAAATGGGGAACGGTAAACACTATAAGGAGGGCCAAAAACGACATAAATAATACCTCTATCGGTTTTCCAACCTTCGGTATAAGAAGTAAAAAACCTGTTAGCATCCTGAACCCTATTGTAGTAAACTTTAATCATCTCTCTGGCTCTTTCAGCATTTCCCGCTTTTTCTAACCAAAAAGCATCAATAGTTGACTTAATATTTTTCATCATTAAAAGGTCGTTGAATTCATTCTTTGTTGTTATATACTTCAATGGGTAGAGCATTTGCTCAGCGTTAGTTATCAAGGGAAAATCTTCGTAAAAATGAAAAAGAGTAAAGCCTTCCTTCTTGCTTGTATCTGCCTGAAAGTGATATATACCGGGTTTGGTCAAAGTCATCAGGTTTGATTTCTCGTTGTTTATATCAATTGTAAAGATGGTATCAGGTCTTAATACTTCAGATTTTGAGCTCACAATAGTAAAAGGTGGTTCGGCAGGCAAAAACTCGCGGCTAAAATACTTCACATAAAGTTTGTAAACTTGTTGCCCATTCATTTCAATAAAAAATTGTTGATTACTTCTAACACAGTTACTCATTAAAGGAGAATTATTTTTATCTCTTACAATAAAGCTATTTCTGCCCAGATTGCTGCTTTTTAAAATATTTAAATAATTTGTTGAAGTGTATTTTTTATTTAAATCTGTTATAGTAAGTGCAAGTATATAATCGCTAGGAAACCGGGTGAATACATTAAAGCTATCTATAATATTTTTTTCATATTTATAATGTGTACTATCGGTAATAATAAATGAAGCAGAGTCAACGATTTTTTTTGTTTCTTTCACATTAAACAACTCATATTTAACCTGAAATTGAGCAAAATAATATTCATTTTTCACATCTTTCTGAAATAACAAACCTGCTGGGTTTAATGAATAATAAATACGTGTTGAATCTTGGTTAATATTGAACGCACAAAAACTAATATTTAAAAGTCTGGCCTGATTCTGATAGTTTGATGAAATATTTGTAAAGTTCATCTTTGATGGGTTATAACAACCACAATAAAGCCATAAAGAAAAAACAAAAACAACTGAAAATATTTTATATTTCATAATTGTTCAATTAATCATCATTATCATTTTCGCTATCTGACACCTCTGGCAATTTTTTCGAACCTTTTGCTCCCAGTATTTTCAGGTTTTCAACTTTCTTTATCAGGCTACCTTTCCCTTCGTAGAGCTTTTTATTTGCCTGTTCATAAGTGTTTCGCACTGTATCAAGTTGTTGCCCGAGTTTTTTTAAGTCTTCAACAAGCCCGGCAAATTTATCATACAGGTTCCCTCCTTCTTTGGCAATGGCAATTGCATTTTGTGTTTGTTTTTCACGCTTCCAGATAGATTCAATAGTGCGCAGCGTTGCCAGTAATGTGGACGGGCTGACAATAACAACTTTTCTTTCCCATGCAAAATTAAACAGCTCCACATCATTTTGAACAGCAATACTAAATGAGGATTCGATGGGGAGAAACATCAAAACGAATTCAGGGGAGTTCATATTTTTTGCATGGTAATAATTCTTTTCACTAAGTTTTTTAATATGAGTTCTGATAGAATCTACATGCATGCCTGCATAATGTTCTTTTTCTTTAACATCGTCGGTATTAACCAATTGTTCGTAAGCTATCAGGGATACTTTTGAATCAATAATAATGTGTTTGTTGTCAGGCAATTTC
This genomic window contains:
- a CDS encoding LemA family protein, which encodes MLFWIISIVLSLLIITTVIYFNIFIRYRNRIKNAWSDIDVQLKQRYDLIPNLVEVVKQYAKYESNTLEEITRKRSEYLNTTEIEQKAVSGSNVTKAMKNLFAIIENYPELLADKSFINLQNQLVSIEDSIQMARRYYNAVVRDNNIAVESFPGIVFSRFMGFRAGSFFEMDTLEKEVIMVKLKA
- a CDS encoding GWxTD domain-containing protein encodes the protein MKYKIFSVVFVFSLWLYCGCYNPSKMNFTNISSNYQNQARLLNISFCAFNINQDSTRIYYSLNPAGLLFQKDVKNEYYFAQFQVKYELFNVKETKKIVDSASFIITDSTHYKYEKNIIDSFNVFTRFPSDYILALTITDLNKKYTSTNYLNILKSSNLGRNSFIVRDKNNSPLMSNCVRSNQQFFIEMNGQQVYKLYVKYFSREFLPAEPPFTIVSSKSEVLRPDTIFTIDINNEKSNLMTLTKPGIYHFQADTSKKEGFTLFHFYEDFPLITNAEQMLYPLKYITTKNEFNDLLMMKNIKSTIDAFWLEKAGNAERAREMIKVYYNRVQDANRFFTSYTEGWKTDRGIIYVVFGPPYSVYRSPFNETWNYGEDRNIFSMTMDFNKTDNPYTDNDYTLSRSPEYKDVWYSAVESWRR